The genomic DNA TTTACAAAGTGCAGGACAAGCTATCCAATCAGAATGTGCTATGGACAGCTAGATATACCTACTTACATTTTGGAAGCTAATAGATTGCATTCAGTTCAAATATGAGACATGCTAATTGCAATCAGAAGATACTATTAACATGTAAATGTGattggtaacagaataaatagcAATACAATAACTGCAGAATAAATAATACTGTTGTACAGCCAAGGTAGGCTactttaagagctagaatagaTTTTGTACGCTATGTTGTGATTCTCACCAAATATTGTCTTCTCACACTATTCAAACCCCACaatcaataaaaaatgtatgaatctCTCTTAGCCTATAGATCACATTTTGCAAACAAATAATCTGAACCAAAAACTCATTTTGGAATATCTGTGCGTCCGTGACATTCGCTAATCAATATCCATAAACGGCACAGGTTTTTTGTCCGCGaacctgcacatcatcatctctctTTTGTGGTACCaatgtgagggattatggcaggggaaacggtgttgcagtagtctagcgtGTGGTGCGGGAATAATGAAACGCGAACCTGGGGAGCTTTGCGTTCACATTGTCCTAAAAAAACTGAACCGGACCGCGGAATTCAAGCGAACTGAACTCATACCACCTCTCGAGATAGTCTCAAGTTCGGTTTGATTCGGGGCTCTTTTTCCTGGGTCTGAGTTCCTTTGGAGTGTTCACACTGCACTTTTTTTTTTCGCGAACTGGGTTCACAAAAACTGGCTGAAAGGGAACAAGTGTGAAAACACCCTTACTTATCTCGTGATGAAATGGCTTACATCATTTTCTGCACACTAAGCAGCACAGCCCGTTACAATAATTGAGCCATCTCCATTCTGAGCAGGTGGGGAACCATCACCATGACAAGGAGGCGGCTTCAGAGACGTCTGACGCTGCATTCTTAAATCCCATAGCATAAAGATACTGTCAAGTGTGATGGGCCCTGGCACGTGCCCAACAGCCTATGCTCCATAGGAAGCCTAATAAAACATCCCACTAAGGCAGGAGGTGGACCACTCCTCCACACATCTGCTGAGTGTGTTGTCTCTCAGCATGTGGTTCAGGTCACTACTTTCATTGGGCCTTAAAGAGCATCTCCCCCATGGCCCTCCAGTGATCGTGCCATACCGACTGATGTCCATAAATGGAAGTCTGGGTACTTTCATTGGTTAGTTCTGAAAGAATGACTTCAACAACCTCCCTAGTGGGTAACCCTTGTTTATTGTCATTTAAGGAAATGCCACTAGTCTGATACAGAATGCATGCATTTTACAGGGCGACTGCTGAAAGGAAATATTACACTGGCAAGGATTGCCAGATATGGAAGAGAGAGCAATGAACAACATACTTCTTTTATAGCAAAGTTGATGTCCCACACTTCAATGTGGCCTAGCCAATTATTGTATCTCACAAGCCTGGCCAAGCTGTCTATTGATGCTATATGAGCCAATCAAAGCTTTGCAGGCCACTGCATGTTGAGCAACTGATTTTAATACCAACCCTTTACATGTACTCAGAGTGGATCTGAAGCCTTGTTTCTTGATCGTTTCAGTCTAAATCACAGTGACATACAGTACAGCAACAGACAACAAACCTTTGAACTCATTCCTGCCAGTCCAGTCACAGCAAGGTCCCATATAACATCGTGTGGGATGTTTAGTATTGCTACGGAGCCCGCATCTGCTTTCATCCAAAACTGGGCCATCTGCTAATCATAAAACGTAAAAACAACTTTATTAGAGGAGTATCTGCTACCTGAAGAATcacattgtactgtattgtaaatATAAACTAAACTGATACAGCGTCTCCGTTTCGCACGACACATGGGATACAGCATGTTGATCGTTTCAGAGCCTCTGAGAAGACACTGTAAATGTTTACTCCGATCACATTTGCCTTGACCATTTTCCTATCAGCACAGGCAAACGTGTCTCATGCCAAAGAGAGCTGTGGAAAAGGGTTAGGTCCTTTATCACAGAGAAACGATAACAACACATCACTTCCATATAAAAATGAATGCATATTTGCAGAAGCATGCTGCTCGACTTCTCCACCCTTTTGTGCCCCTATGGCAGGTTACACACCTACGTGTGCCTCTGTACCATCTGTATGATCTGCAGAGAGGATGCACTGTTCCATACTCCCTTCCCTTCCTCTAGCCAGCTCTTTCTCTGCCAAAACATCGCCTCCCCTCTCCAATACAGTACTATGGACTTAGACACTCTTATGACTGGTTTTACAGGTCATTTGTAGCAGCATATTGGTCGCAGTATGGTACCCATTTTAGAAAGTGCTTATGTTTATGTCTGCCGAATTCAACCCGTTTCGGTCGCTTTAATGACTTCAAGGTGTAATTCACCTGCGCTACACAACTATTCAAACGTCTCCTTACTTTGCAAGTAGTCTTTGGCCCAGGGAAGACTGTGATCACGCTAATTGCTGACTTTGGTATTGATAACCAAAGGTCAGTGAGAGTGAGTGATACCTCCAGGTATCATTTGTAAGCACAAACCAGCCACAGGTCAACTTTTAAATGAAAGGGTAATGTTTTAACGCACCCTAGTGGTGATAGGAATGAACTGAAAATGGCAGCCTTGGTTAAACAGTCCAACTGCTTGTCTATAGCGTCACCCACAGTCTGAAAGGAGAACTGGCTCTTGAAAAGCCAAAACGACACATTGAGTGGCTTATCCATGTTATAAACAGCATCTACACTGTATGTGTATTTAATATTTGCATATTGCTATATGACAAAGGTAAACAACATGAAAGACAACTAACTtcatcatattttttttttatcaccaATATTGGCAGACACACAGATATTAAACCAAAACAGAATAATTGATGTTTTAATAACAAACTGGAATTTAATATTTACAAAATGAACTAATATGATGAGTATATTACGTTGTTCCACATTGTACTATTTTCTCTTTATAGGAATCTAAATCAAACATGACGTCGAAAAATAATTATCTAAAGTAGCCGACACTAAATCGTTTTTAATACAAATGTTGATTAGTTCCCACAGTCTAAATAGTTCCCATAGTCTTTAGTGTAAAATACCTCACACTTCATACTTTCCTCCAAAAACACACAATCTCActgcaaaaaatatattttcatgaaAATCCTAAATATGAATTAGTAAACAATCAGGTAACGCAGCCACAGATCTCTACAGAGCCAGTGTCTTTGGTCTGTTTTAGCTATTGAAAAGCTTCTTCCTGCCCTCCATTCCAGACATGGACTCCACATTCTTACGCCAGTCACCCGGGTCCACTTTCTGTGAAGAGAATGGACagtaacctttattttaccaggaagTTCAATGAAGAAAaacatcttatttacaatgacggcctggttACCATGGTCACATACAGTATGGAGGATCAAACACGACTCAGACACAACAACAAGACCAGTGAACTCTGTATGTTGATCAGTATCATTTCAATCAAACCTTGACCAAATGTGTTGAATTATTTGGACTAAGCACCCATTGTTACCGCATGTTTGTGTAGTAAGTACCAAGAAAATACAGTACCAGCTGAAACTGCGCTGTAAACTATAACATTATCAGAAGCCATTGCATGAGTTTTTAGTCTAAACTCCCCAGTCTTACCTCCTCTTCCTTCTTGTCCTTCTTGACTGTCTTCAGGTTGGACTTAAAGTCTGACTTGGAGCTGAGTTTGGCTTCAGTCAGAGCCCCCAGCATAGCATCGGCGGACTTCTTGACCCTCTTGAGGTTAGGTCGCTTCCCCCCCTTCAGCTCGTTGATCTTTGCATTCAGGTCCGCGAGCTGAGATGTTCATACAGAAAAAAGGTTCACTCTCCTGTACCCTTATCAGCTAAGCATGTTGCCATTTATGGTCTTGGCATTTCAATGAGAATCAAAATGCTTTTATTTGAAAAAGAAAGCATTTTGTGGCACTTTTGGAACTTCTAGAATATTGAAGTCACCAATAGAAGTCAGTATAAAAATAGTTATCTTCAACGAAATACACTTGGAGGCACTTTCATGGATCTCAGGTAACTTCAGGTAACTGTCCCGAGTCTGACAGTGTAAACTCATTTAATTTACATTACAAAAAGCAAACCTCTTTCTCATTCTTGAGTACTTTTGCTTCGATATCGTATCGTGCCTCATCCACTGTGTCACATTTCCTGTGCAGTTCCTTACAGAGCTCCTGTGAAGAAAAAAGACTCAGTCATCTATAAGCCACCAAGGACTGTCGAAGATATACTGTGGGAGGATGCATCAAACAAACTACAAAAGCCACCTCTTTAAAATTCCATTCACTCATCAATGAGACAGGTAGAAGGGCGctacaatttttatttattttgacatgtctaaacaaaaaagGAGATGCTGTTCTTTACCAACAGCGCCAGGGAATAGATCCTGACAACGTAAGTTTGGATGGCTACTATCTGAGCcccaaatagcaccttattccctactacctctgaccagagccagAGATGGGCAAATATACTATCTTGTTACAATTAAAAAATACTCTAAAGaccaatgtatcaaaataaaagAGCAAATACTTCTGCAAAGTATTGTATTTCATCAAAATACAGTTATTTTAGGTATTTTcaaaatacatttgcaagtacACGCCTTCACTACAACAACATTCTGGTAATGGtaacaaaacaaatattttacTTGCTATGATTGTGATatttgggccgaccaaccactgctcccacacattggctaactgggctacctgcattgtgtcccgccacccagcaccggccaacccctcttttacgctactgctactctctgttcatcatatatgcatagtcactttaaccatatctacatgtacatactacctcaatcagcctgactaaccggtgtctgtatgtagcctcgctacttttatagcctcactactgtatatagcctgtctttttactgttgtttgatttctttacttacctattgttcacctaataccttttttgcacgattggttagagcctgtaagtaagcatttcactgtaaggtctacacctgttgtgttcggcgcacgtgacaaataaactttgatttgatttgagatttggttgtttatctaccttagttgaatgcactgactataAGTTACTCTGgagaagagtgtctgctaaatgagcaaaatgtaaatgtttatgtAAAAAGAAACAAttgcaaagcacactgggtattCGTTTTGGCCTTGTTTCGTGGGgaggagctcattagaataattcCCTGCAAGTGTTCATTTTTTATATTTACATATTGGTCATTTACCAGACACTTTTATCACACCGTAATACCATCAGACTTCTGGTACCAATGCAGGGTAAAAGGGGGCCAACAAATTGTGAACCACTATAAAAAAAATGGTATagaaaagtattttgtattttacaaaataaaaatacagaTCTCAAAAATATTGtatcttgttacaaaatacattgaaTTGTAGTTCAGGCCAGTGAAATACAAATTGAAATACATATTTCAAAAACATGTAACTGCTTATCTGTGTCCAGAGCCATATACACCCTGGACaatagaagtgcactatataggtactTGAACGTTGGGCCTTTGCGTTATGTAAGTGTACCTGAAGCTCTTGCACAGATAGGCCGGAGAGTTTCAGCGGTGGTACTCTCTCGTTCAAggtgctctccctctctgtcaccttGTTGCTTTGCTCCTGAAACAGCAAGACCCCAGCTTTCTTCAGTAGTTTTTGCTGTAAGGAAACATGACTGAACAACTTAATGATAACACAGTACAATTCATAGTTTAAATGATGTACAAAATAGTCTGTTTCAAGTGCTTTTGAACTtgtatttacagtgagggaaaaaagtatttgatcccctgctgattttgtacgtttacccactgacaaagaaatgatcagtctataattttaatggtaggtttatttgaacagtgagagacagaataacaaaaaaatccagacaaacgcatgtcaaaaaattttataaattgatttgcattttaatggaggggaataagtatttgaccccctctcaatcagaaagatttctgtctcccaggtgtcttttatacaggtaacgagctgagattaggagcacagtcttaaagggagtgctcctaatctcagtttgttacctgtataaaagacacctgtccacagaagcaatcaatcaatcagattccaaactctccaccatggccaagaccaaagagctcttcaaggatgtcagggacaagattgtagacctacacaaggctggaatgggctgcaagaccatcgccaagcagcttggtgagaaggtgacaacagttggtgcgattattcgcaaatggaagaaacacaaaataactgtcaatctccctcggcctggggctccatgcaagatctcaccttgtggagttgcaatgatcatgagaacggtgaggaatcagcccagaactacaggggaggatcttgtcaatgatctcaaggcagctgtagctcagttggtagagcatggtgtttgcaatgccagggttgtgggtttgattcccacggggggccagcacagagaaaaaatatatatatataaaaaaaatgtatgaaatgtatgcattcactactgtaagtcgctctggataagagcgtctgctaaatgactataatgtaatgtaagctgggaccatagtcaccacgaaaacaattggtaacacactatgctgtgaaggactgaaatcctgcagcacctgcaaggtccccctgctcaagaaagcacatatacatgcctgtctgaagtttgccaatgaacatctgaatgattcagaggacaactgggtgaaagtgttgtggtcggatgagaccaaaatggagctctttggcatcaactcaactcgccgtgtttggaggaggaagaatgctgcctatgaccccaagaacaccatccccaccgtcaaacatggaggtggaaacattatgctttgggggtgtttttctgctaaggggacaggacaacttcaccgcataaaagacacaatggacggggccatgtaccgtcaaatcttgtgtgagaacctccttccctcagccagggcattgaaaatgggtcgttgatgggtattccaacatgacaatgacccaaaacacatggccaaggcaacaaaggagtggctcaagaagaagcacattaaggtcctggagtggccagtctccagaccttaatcccatagaaaatctgtggagggagctgaaagttcgatttgccaaacgtcagcctcgaaaccttaatgacttggagaagatctgcaaagaggagtgggacaaaatccctcctgagatgtgtgcaaacctggtggccaactacaagaaacgtctgacctctgtgattgcgaacaagggttttgccaccaagtactaagtcatgttttgcagaggggtcaaatacttatttccctcattaaaatgcaaatcattttataacatttttgacatgcgtttttcaggatttttttgttgttattctgtctctcgctgttcaaataaacctaccattaaaattatagactgatcatttctttgtcagtgggcaaacgtacaaaatcagcaggggatcaaatacttttttccctcactgtattattGCAATCAGTTTTGGCGAACATGATTTTCTAGGCActtgtatgttgttgttgttgtgtgtgtacagatgtaggatcttaatttgatcattctTTGGTGCTGAGAATTTTTTGTGATTTACTTAAATTCATTGAAAACCCACTCTAGCGCAAAGttatattaacctcttacatctagacgttccgctagcggaacacctgctccaatatccaatgatagggcgtggcgcgaattacaaattcctcaaaaatccaaaaacttcaatttttcaaacatatgactattttacaccattttaaagacaagactctcctttatctatccatactgtccgatttcaaaaaggctttacagcgaaagcaaaacattagattatgtcagcagagtacccagccagaaataatcagacacccatttttcaagctagcatataatgtcacaaaaaacaaaaccacagctaaatgccgcactaacctttgatgatcttcatcagatgacaaccctaggacattatgttatacaatacatgcatgttttgttcaatcaagttcatatttatatcaaaaaccagctttttacattagcatgtgacgttcagaactagcattcccaccgaacacttccggtgaatttactaaattactcacgataaacgttcacaaaaaacataacaattattttaagaattatagatacagaactcctttatgcaatcgaggtgtccgattttataatagcttttcggtgaaagcacattttgcaatattctgagtagatagcccagccatcccggctagctaatttgacacccaccaagtttgaccctcaccaaactcagatttactataagaaaaattggattacctttgttgttcttcgtcagaatgcactcccaggacttctacttcaataacaaatgttggtttgtttcaaaataatccatagtaatatccaaatagcggcgttttgttcgtgcgttcaagacactatccaagggtaacgaagggttacgcgcccgacgcgtttcgtgacaaaaaaattctaaatattccattaccgtacttcgaagcatgtcaaccgctgtttaaaatcaatttttatgctatttttctcgtaaaaaaagcgataatattccgaccgggagtcgttattttcgttcaaagacgaaagaataaaaacatggggtcggctcgtgcacgcgcctcagtctcattgtactcagatcgaccactataaaaatgcgctaatgtttttcagccaggggctgcaaagacatcattcagctttttcctgccttctgagagcctatgggagccgtaggaagtgtcacgttacagcagagatcctcagttttcaataaagagagtcaagaagcccaaggaatggtcagagagggcacttcctgtacagaatcttctcaggttttggcctgccaaatgagttctgttatactcacagataccattcaaacagttttagaaactttggagtcttttctatccaaagctaataattatatgcatattctagtttctgggcaggagtaataatcagattaaatcgggtacgttttttatccggccgtgaaaatactgccccctatccataacagggtaacagtattgcacttttcatctAGCTTACTTTTGGCAAGGTAATAGCCTAACCACctatcaagcaacattatggactaaagcaggggtgtcaaactcattgtGCGTGGGGCCCGCATTCAGTCTTCAATGAGGTCCGGGGCGGCCGCACTGAAAACGTTATATTTTCTCACCGTCAAAATGTGCAAAAGAATTGTCCTCTACCCATAGTTTTTTTATTGGAtttgcaacattaacaatgtctacaatgtattttggatcaatttgatgttattttgatggacaaaaaatgagcttttctttcaaaaacaaggacatttccaagtgaccccaaacatttgaacggtagcGTATATTTTTTGGTACTCAAACCGCTCGCAGGCCAGTTTGGACAGCCTTGTGGGCCAGATCCAGATTGTTTGCTGTGACAATATACtgtaggtcaaattaagatcctacatctgaacATGTGTACTAGTCACATGCAGCCTGCTAAACATACATATGCTATCAGTACTATGAATATATTTTCTTGTTCACTTCCATACAGAAAGAAACTCCCACCAGACCGACCTACCTTCAGCAGTAACCTTCGGGTTGCTGAGTACTTTGTCTTTttctgaaagagagagatgagacataCCAGGTATATTATAGGCTCATTACAGTCACTAATCATGTTAGCACATCTTCATATGAAGGTAGGCTTATTCATTACAGTCACTGATGATGTTAGCCTATAGTCATATGTGGTCTCTATTACAGCGGAGCTACAGAGCATACAACCTCCTGTCTCTATTGATTAGGATGAGCTGTGGTTcctaatgtaatataatgtaatgcTCTGCCACCAAATCACCAGACTTCATTGAAGCACAGTCTTAGAGAGAGCAATGGGCTCATTTCTACTGTGTATGTGGCTCTGTATTGATACCAAATTAATCCTTCCGTGTTGATACTGCCACGGTGGTCTTGGGATCATTTGGATGATTATCAGTTAGCCTGAGACAAATGGCCTTGCGACACGACAATTACTCAGTAATTGCTGATAGATTATAATGTCTAACATGTTAAGTCCCACAAGCTGTTGCCAAGATGTCAGTGTGGCTATTCAAAGCATGACATGCTACCTGCCTGCATAGCATATGTATACAGTACCAAAATGACCATTACAAAGGTTTGATTGTGCAAAACAAAGCAAAGTAATGGACAAAAGGGCATTTTTAAGATATGAGGTACAACAAAGGGTATGAGGGGGGGAAAATATGTCCAAAACTGACTTACCGGTCTGTTTCAACATATTgcaaaccaaacaaacaaacaaacaaatcgaAAGAAAGCGTTATTTTCTGTCCCATATTGACAACATTGCCATAGTTTGGTGATTGATTGAAAGACACAGAGTGTGACAGTTACAGACTCACCCCTCAGACATGGCTGTTCTGGTTTATGAGTACTGCTGGGGAGCCAACATAGTtgtgatcagagctttattggcaGAACATTCCCAACACTAGACATCATATGGAAAGTATCAGAGATGTAAGAGTCAATGTGTCATACTAGGAACAATTATCACTTATGAAAATAAT from Salmo salar chromosome ssa07, Ssal_v3.1, whole genome shotgun sequence includes the following:
- the LOC106609223 gene encoding troponin I, slow skeletal muscle, with the translated sequence MSEGPKKTKYSATRRLLLKQKLLKKAGVLLFQEQSNKVTERESTLNERVPPLKLSGLSVQELQELCKELHRKCDTVDEARYDIEAKVLKNEKELADLNAKINELKGGKRPNLKRVKKSADAMLGALTEAKLSSKSDFKSNLKTVKKDKKEEEKVDPGDWRKNVESMSGMEGRKKLFNS